A window from Populus trichocarpa isolate Nisqually-1 chromosome 3, P.trichocarpa_v4.1, whole genome shotgun sequence encodes these proteins:
- the LOC7463586 gene encoding uncharacterized protein LOC7463586, translating to MASLNILALYLLSLLLLSRTHLSLPLTTTDIHELLPQYGLPRGLLPDNVESYTLSPSDGTFEVKLKNPCYVHFDEVVYYGKEIKGRLSYGSVHDVSGIQAKKLFVWLSVTGIEVSKVDSGMIKFFVGSISEELPAKQFEVVPACKRKVGGLRAELESI from the coding sequence ATGGCTTCCCTTAACATCCTCGCACTataccttctctctctcctcctcttaTCAAGAACCCATCTTTCTCTCCCCCTAACCACCACAGACATCCATGAACTTCTCCCTCAGTATGGCCTGCCACGTGGCTTACTCCCAGACAATGTAGAATCCTACACGCTATCACCATCTGATGGGACCTTTGAAGTCAAACTTAAGAACCCATGTTATGTTCACTTCGATGAGGTTGTGTACTATGGTAAAGAGATCAAAGGGAGGTTGAGTTATGGTTCTGTGCATGATGTGTCAGGGATTCAGGCAAAGAAGCTTTTTGTTTGGTTGTCTGTTACTGGGATTGAAGTTAGTAAGGTTGATAGTGGTATGATTAAATTCTTTGTAGGTTCTATTTCTGAGGAGTTGCCTGCTAAGCAGTTTGAGGTTGTTCCTGCTTGTAAGAGGAAGGTTGGCGGGCTAAGGGCAGAGTTGGAGTCCATATGA